ACAACTCGCCGACGAACGGGTCCGCATGGCGGTCTCCTACGCCGTCGACCGTGAGGGCCACAACGAGCTGCTCGGATCGGGCATCACCGAGGTGGCGAACAGTGCGTGGGGGCCGGAGTCGAAGTTCTACCCCGGCGACGAGGTCACCCACATCGGCTACGACCCCGAGAAGGCCAGGGAGCTGGTCGACGAGTACGAATCCGACACCGGCGAGGAGATCGAGCTCACCCTGATGACCACCCCGAACCCTGACAACGGCGCGTCCATCGACTTCGTGAAGGAGAACCTCGAAGAGGTGGGGATCTCGACCGGCGAGCCGCTGAAGATCGAGCAGTCGGAGTTCATCAGTCAGCTCATCAACGGAACCTACGACATCGCCCTGGTGCGCCAGTTCGGCGACCCCGACCCCGACGTCGACGCCGTCTGGTGGTTCTCCGAGAACGCCGACACCCCGGTACCACTCAACTTCGTGCGCAACCGCGACCCGGAGATCGACCGCCTGCTCCTGGAGGCGCGCGCCACGACCGACCTCGACACCCGGCGGGAGCTCTACTGGGAGGTCGCCCAGCGCCAGAACGACGCTGCGGTCTACGTGCGGCTCTACCACACGGTGTGGGCCGTGGCGTGGCGCGACCAGGTGGAGAGCGTCACCGAGTGGGAGCTCCCCGACGGCGAGCCAGGCCTGCCGATCGTGCGGGGCCGGTACCAGACCGCCCAGATCTGGGTGTCCTGACAGAAGCTGACGCGGGAGGAGTCGAGGAGTAGGCGGGATGCGCTACGCCGTCCGCAAGGTGCTGTACGTCATCCCGGTCCTGCTCGCCGTCTCGTTCCTCACGTTCCTACTCGTCAACCTGCTACCGGGCGGTCCCGAGGTCGCGATCCTGGGTGCCAACGCCTCCGAGGAAAACCGGGAGCAGGTCCGGGAGGACCTGAACCTCGACCGTCCGCTTCCGGTGCGCTATGTCGACTGGCTCGGCGACGCCGTCATCGGCGACTTCGGCCAGTCCTACATCACGGACGAAGAGGTCTCCACGACCATCAACGAGCGGATCGGCAACACCCTCTACCTCCTGATCTACGCGCAGCTCATCGCTCTCGCCATCGGGATCCCGCTCGGGATACTCGCGGCCCAGAGACCGGGTGGACTGCTCGACACGGCGGCGTCGAGTACGGCGTTCGTGTTCCTGGCCGTACCGTCGTTCGTCCTGGCGTACGTTCTCAGCTACCTCTTCGCGTACAAGCTCGGGTGGTTCCCGACCTTGTTCGATGCGGACGCGCGCCTGACGTCGCTGTTCCTGCCTGCGCTGAGTCTCGCTGCGGCCGAGGCGGCGGTCTACCTGCGGATTCTCCGTTCCGACATGGTGGCCACGTTGCAGGAGGACTACATCACGATGGCGAAGGCCAAAGGCCTGTCGCGATCGCGCATTCTGCTCCGCCACGCCTTCCGACCGTCGACGTTCACGCTCGTGACCCTCGCCGGGTTGAACATGGCCCGGCTCATCGGCGGCGCCTTCGTGATCGAGAACATCTTCGCCATCAACGGGATCGGGCGCCTCGCCATCACGAGCGTGCTCAAGCGCGACTACCTCGTCGTACAGGGCGTTGTCCTGGTCGTCGCCGTTGCCTACGTGCTCTTCAACCTCGTGATCGACCTCCTCTACGCGTACCTCGACCCGCGCATCCGTCACGCGCGCGCTCTCTCGTGAGTCCTGATGGGTAGGAAACCCCGCGAGAGCGCCTCGTTCACCGAACAGCACGACCCCCGGGAGCTCTTTGCGGAGGCGCCGGCCGAGGCCTACGCCGACGCCGTCGACGCCGTGGCGGGTGTTGATGCCGCGCTCGTCCCCGACGAAGCCGTCAGGAAGCGCCTCGGAGCCATGTTCTGGGTCTCGGTCGTCATATTCACCGTGATCGTGCTCGTCGTGTTCCTCGCCGACTGGCTACCGCTCCAGGACCCCGACACACCCGACGTGCAGGCCCCGAACGCCGGGCCGAGCACGGCCCACTGGCTCGGGACCGACCAGAACGGGCGCGACCTCCTCTCACGCGTGATCCACGGCGGTCAGGTCCCGATCATCATCGGCTTCAGTGCCGCCTTCTTCGGCCTGGTGATCGGAGGGCTCGGAGGGCTCATCGCCGGCTACTACCGCGGGAAGACCGAGACCGGCATCATGTGGGCGACCGACGTGGCGCTTGCCTTCCCGCCGATCGTGCTGGCCATGACGCTCGTGTTCTTCTGGGGCAACGACGTCTGGCAGATGGCCCTGATCCTGGGCCTCATCTCCATCCCACCGGTGATCCGGATCGCGCGCGCCAACACGCTCATCCACGGGCAGCGGGAGTTCGTCCTGGCCGCCCATGCTCTCGGCGCCAAACGCGGGCGTATCCTGCGACGCGACGTCCTGCCCAACGTGATGCCGGCCATGCTGTCGTTCTCGTTGATCGTCGTGGCGATCGTGATAGTGGCCGAGGCGTCGCTCTCGGTCATCGGTATCAGTGTCGACCGGTTCACGTGGGGCCAGATGATCGTCGACGGCTCGCAGGTCATCAAGGACGACCCCCATGTCGTGTTCGTGCCCTGTGCCGCCCTGTTCCTGACGGTGTTGTCACTGAATCTCGCGGGTGACAGCCTGCGCGCCTACTTCGACGTGCGCGAGGGAGGACTGTGAACATGGCGGACGCTGTGCCCCCGTACGAGGGGGATCCCCTCCTCGAGGTCGATGACCTGCGGACCGCCTTCCGGACCGAGCGCGGAACGGTGCGGGCCGTCGACGGTGTCACGTTCAGTCTCGAGCGCGGTAGGACCCTCGGCGTTGTCGGCGAGTCGGGGTCGGGCAAGACGGTCCTGTCGCGGTCCATCATGGGACTTCTCCCGCGCCACAACGTTGTGCGGAGCGGCTCGGTCCGCTTCGAGGGAAGCGAGATCGCCTCCTTGAACTCGAAGGAGCTGCGCGCCTTCTGGGGCCCGCAGATGGCCATGGTCTTCCAGGACCCGATGACCTCGCTCAACCCGGTGATGAAGATCGGCAAGCAGATCACCGAGTCCCTGCGGACCCACCTGGACGTCTCGCGGTCCTACGCCGACGAAACCGCCGTCAATCTCCTTCGCTCCGTCGGGATCCCCGAGCCCGAACGGCGGATGAGCGAGTACCCCCACCAGCTCTCCGGTGGAATGCGCCAGCGCGTGACGATCGCCGTGGCACTCGCGTGCGGGCCGAAGCTCCTCTTCGCCGACGAACCCACCACGGCGCTCGACGTGACCGTCCAGGCCCAGATTCTCGACCTCCTCGACGAGCAGCAGCGCGAGAGGTACATGGCGGTGATCCTCGTCACTCACGATCTGGGCGTGGTGGCGGGCCGCGCCGACGACATCGCTGTGATGTACGCGGGCCGGATCGTCGAGAAGGCACCCACGCGGATCCTCTTCTCGGAGATACGGATGCCCTACACCGAGGCCCTCGTACGTTCCATCCCCCGACTGGCCAACCACAGCCACACGCGACTCCCCGTGATCGGCGGACGTCCCCCCGACCTGGTCAGCCCGCCGGCGGGCTGCCGCTTCGCTCCGCGTTGCGCGTACGCCCAGGACCGCTGCCGCGAGGAGGAGCCCCCACTTCGCCCCGCCGAGACGGCCGGGCACGAGTTCCGGTGCTGGTTCCCGGTCGGGACGCCCGAGGGCACCGAAGCGCTGGCCCGCAACAGGGCGGGCGCAGGGTCGGCCGGCGAGGTGGCCTGATGGCGGGCAGTGGGACCGCACATCTCCGCTCTGACGACGCTTTCCTCGTGGCCGAGCACCTCACGGTGGAGTTCCCCGTGGGGCGTTCGGGTCTCGTCGTCCATGCCGTGTCCGATGTCAGCATCGACGTGGCCGAGGGCGAGACGCTCGGCCTCGTCGGCGAGTCGGGCTGCGGGAAGTCGACCACGGGGCGGGCAATGCTCCAGCTCCCGGCGCCGACATCGGGAAGCGTCCGTTTCGAGGGAACCGAGCTCACGGAACTGTCGGGCGAGGCGCTGCGCCGATTCCGTCCGCGTCTCCAGATGATCTTCCAGGACCCGATCTCGTCGCTGAATCCCCGTCGCCGCGTCGGTGACATCGTCGGGGAGCCACTGAAGATCTGGACCGACATGTCGACCGACGAGCGCTCTCGTCGTGTCGCCGCGACACTCGAGACTGTCGGCCTCGACCCCGAGGAAGCCATACGGCGCCGACCCCACGAGTTCTCCGGGGGCCAGTGCCAGCGAATCTCCATCGCCCGCGCTCTCGTGATGGACCCCAAGCTGATCATCTGCGACGAACCTGTCTCGGCGCTCGACGTGTCGGTTCAGGCGCAGATCCTGAACCTTCTCGAGGACATGAAGCAGCGCTACGGGCTGACGCTCGTGTTCATCGCGCACGACCTCGCCGTCGTGAAGAACGTCAGCGACAGGGTCGCCGTGATGTACCTCGGGAAGCTGTGTGAGATCGCCGCGTCCGACGATCTCTACGCCGAGCCGCTGCACCCCTACACCGCCGCCCTGATGTCGGCCATCCCCGTCCCCGATCCCGACGTACGCCAGGACGCCGTGGAGGCGTTCGGCTCGGAGATCCCGTCACCGGTCACGCCCCCCAGCGGGTGCCGTTTCAGGACACGTTGTCCGAAGGCGCAGGAACGCTGCGCACGCGAGGAGCCCGAGATCCACCACGCGGGGGATGACCACTACGTGGCGTGCCACTTCCCGCTCGAGCCCGGCGAGATGGACAGGCTCGCCAACACCCCGCCCGGTCGATCCGGCACCGGAGATCGCCCGCGCTGATCGCCGGTGACTCAGGACGGGCAGGTGTCGGCGGCGTCGCCTCCGGCGAAGCGCTCGGCGATCCAGGTGAGATTCTCGCCCAATGCGGGCTCGAAGACACCCGAGTGGTCGGCACCCGGGTAGATGACGAGCTCCACGACGCTGCCGAGCTCACACACCCGGCCGACGTACTCGTCGGTCACGAACTCGGGGACCAGGGCGTCCTCACTGCCCTGGAACACGTGGATCGGCGCGTCGGTGGCGACGGCACCGGGTGTGTTCTCCTCCAGCAGCGCGGGCCACGGAGGAACATCCATGGGATTCTGTGCGATGGTCTCCTCGACGGGCCCGGCGAAGGCCTCGAGAACCTCGGCCGCACACTGCTCCTCCACGACGACGGCGTCCTCACGTCCCTGCGGCGTGAGAACGGCGTCGACGTCGGCCTCGGGGTAGGCGGCGGCGAAACCCATACCGCCCATCACGACGAAGCCGACGAAGTCGGGAACCGACGAGGCGACGTCGAGCAGGAGCGGCAGGTTGCCCACCGGTGCTCCGGCGGCCACACCCACAACGTCGAGATCCGGGGCGTACCCGGGCGCGATCTGGCCGGCGAAGAGCGCGGCGTGGCCACCCTGGGACATCCCCCAGATCGCCACCTCGTCGCCGGCGCCCGCGTCATCGATGTGCTGCGCCGCACGTGCGATGTCGAGGACACCCCGACCCTCGCTCTCGCCCACGAGGAACGGGTGCACGCCCGGAGTGCCGAGCCCTTCGTAGTCTGTGGCCACCGCCACGTAGCCCGCATCGAGCATCTCCTGGAGGCCGGGAATCGTCTCCGACACGGATGCTTCTTTGCTCGGCGCACACCCGTCGGCGAGGCCCACGGTCCCGTGTGCCCACGTGACAACGGGTCGCCCACCGTCGGGAGCCGCACCGTCGGGAGCCACGACGACTCCGGACACCGCGACGTCGTCGCCCTCGATCGACTCCGAGTGGTAGAGCACCCTCCACGCCTGTGCATCGGGTGGCGCGTCGACCTCCTCCGCCCAGATGAGCTCACCGGGCGCCCCGTCGGGCAGCGGCTCCGGCGGCAGGTAGAGATCACCCTCGGGCACCGCGGGGTCGCCTGAGGCGGCCCCGACGTCGTCGTCGGACGCGGTACCACCTGAATCACAGGCCACCGCCACGAGAGCGAGCGCGACGAGGAGGGAGACGAGTCGCCGGACCATCACGGGAGTCTCCCAGACGTGCCCGTCGGTGGCGAGTCGGTGATACGTCGTCAACGCAGGCCTGCGACGACGGCGTCCGCGAAGCGTCCCGGGGTCTCGATCATCGGGTAGTGCCCCACACCCTCCAGGGTGACGAGCTCCGCTGTGGGGACGGCCGCCGACAACCTCTGTGCCATGTCGTACACGGCGACGGGGTCGGCATCGCCCCACACGATCCGAAGCGGCGAGTCGTGATGCTCGATGGCACCGGTCCACCGGTGCTCGTGGGTACGCCTCTCGGGGATGTAGCGGATGATGCGGGCCAGGAGCCGGTGACCGTCGCCGCGCGACACCAGCTCCCACTGTGCGCCGAGCTCCTCCGCGTCGGGAGGGAAGTCGGGCGAGAACGTCGACGCCAGACCGGAGCAGAACATCTCCTCGGTGGGGCCCACCTCGGGGTCGATGGGCTCGTCGGGGAGTTCCAGCAGCAATTGCTGGCCGACGGTGAGCTGTGCGTCGTCGATGTAGATCGACCCGTTCGTGACGATGCGCTCCGCGACGCGCAGCGCGCTGTCGCCGTCGATCTGGCGCGCCAGCACCTCCCCACCCACTGAATCACCCATGTCGTGGGTGACGAGAGCGATCTCCGTGAGCCCGAGCTCGGCGACCAACGCCTCCACGATGTCTGCCTGATGGAAAAGCGAGTAGGGCACGTCGGGCTTGTCGGAAAGCCCGAAACCGAGGAAGTCGAGAAGCACGACCCGGCGGTGGGCGCAGAGGGCTCCGAGTACGTGTCGCCAGTCGAACGAGCACGTCGGGTATCCGTGGAGCACGAGCACGGGAGGCCCCGATTCCGCATTCCGCGCGGCCCGGTCGAGAACGAAGATGTCGTGGCCGAGCAGGCGCCGACGGCTCCCGGCCCGCTCCCACTCCGCCACCGCCGCCGAGGGCACCCTCAGCTCTCCATCACGACCCGAGCGGCCTCCTCGGCGGCGGCGAGTTGTCGCTCCACGATCGCCAGGCCGCCCTCCCAGAAGGTCGGGTCCGCCAGATCGACGCCGACGATGCGGCCGAGGTCCTCGGGCGCCATCGACCCACCGGCCGCCAGGAGCCGCACGTAGTCGGGGACGAACCCGTCTCCCTGCTCCTCGTAGCGCCGGTACACCGAGAGGGCCAGGAGCTGGCCGTAGGCGTACGCGTAGACGTAGCCGGGGGTCCCCATGAAGTGCGGGACGTACGACCACCAGTTGCGGTAGCCCTCGGTGATCTCGACGGTGTCGCCGAGCATGTCGGTCTGAGTCGAGGTCCACAGCTGCGCGAACCGTTCCGGTGAGAGCTCCCCCTCCTCGCGACGTGCGGTGTGGGCGGCGTCCTCGAATCGGTTCATGGCGATCTGGCGGAACACGGTGGCGATCTGGCCCTCGAGGCTCTCCGCCAGGAGAGCGAGACGGTCGCGCGGGTCGGTGGTCTCGGCCAGGAGCCGGCCGAACGTGACGGTCTCGCCGAACACCGAGGCCGTCTCGGCCAGGGTGAGCGGTGTCGACTGGTGGAAGACACCTTGCGGCCGTGCCAGGTACGCATGGATACCGTGGCCGAGCTCATGGGCGAGGGTGAGCACGTCGCGACGGCGTCCCGTCCAGTTCAGGAGCACGTAGGGATGCCGGGACGGGACGGTGTAGGCGCAGAAGGCCCCTGGCCTCTTCCCCGCGCGCACCGGTGCGTCGATCCAGTTCTCGTGGAAGAAGCGCTGCGCCACTCCCGCCATCTCCTCGGAGAAGGAGGTGTAGGCGTCGAGGACGATGGAGCTCGCCTCGGCCCACCCGAAGCGTGCGTCCTCGTCGACGACCGACGCCATCCTGTCGTAGTCGGCGAGCCGGTTGAGCCCCAGGAGCTCGGCCTTCAGCGAGTACCAGCGTTGCGGGATGTCATAACGGTTCGTGACGGCGTCGATCAGCGCCGCGACCGACTCGTCCGAGGCCTCGTTCGACAGGTTCCGCGACGAGATCCAGTTCGGATACCTGCGCAGTCTGTCGTCGGTGGCCTTGTCGGCCAGCAGTGTGTTGTACACGAAGACGCGCGTGCGAAGACCCGGCTCGAGTGCTGCCGACACGGCGTCGGCTGCCTGGCGGCGATCCGAACGCACGGGGGAAGCCAGACGCGAAAGCCCCTCCTCCAGTGACACCGGGGAGCCCTCGAGATCGACCTCGACAGCGGAGGTGAGCTCGTCGAAGAGGCGGGTCCACGCGCTGCGGCCTGTGACGGCCTTCTCCGACAGCAGGATCTCCTCGGGCTCGGACAACAGGTGTGGGCGATACCTCCGGGTCGACTCCAGGTGGTGCCGGCAGAAGGCGAGCCGGTCGTCGGCCAGGAGGGTCGAGGCGCGCTCGTCGTCGACCGCCGCCCATTCGAGCTCGATGAAGACGAGCGTCGTCTGGATGGCCGTGGCACGTTCCTCGAAGCGTTGCATCAGCGCACCCGCTTCCGGGTCCGCTGTGTCGACGCTGTAGGCGAGGCTGGCGTACGAACCGGCCCGTCCGACGAGCTCCTCGAGTGACCCGAGCGCTGCCATCAGCTCGGCGAGCTCCTCCGCGTCGAGCTCGGCGATCCGGCCCCGGAATCCTTCGAGCTCCTCCGCGGCGCGTTGCGCAACGTCGAGAAGACCGTCGACCCCCGACGTCCCACGCCCGTCGACGAGGGGCTCGAGATCCCATGCCACGTCGGCGGCCGAGAGATCGCTGTCGTCGGGACGGTCGGCGTTCGCGGGCACGGACTCCGTGTTCGTGGTGCTGGCCATCCCGGGATCCTACGTGCGACGCTGGGTCCCGTGGCGACGCGACGACCCTCCGTCCTGTTCCTGTGCACCGGTAACGCCGCGCGCTCGGTCCTGGCAGCCGCGTTTCTGGATCGCCTCACTCCGACGGTCTCTGTGGCTTCTGCGGGTACGCACGCCGTTCCCGGAATGCCACCGGGACGCGACGTGCGGACCGTGCTCCGGGAACACGGTGTGGGTGGCTTCTCCCACCGCTCGTCGTCGCTGGAGCACACCGACCTCGCCGAGGTGGACGTCGTCGTTGCACTCGCGACCGAGCACGTCCGCTATGTGCGAAGGCACCATTCGGCGCATGCGGTGAGAACTGCCACGTTGCGGCGCCTGTGCCGTGACCTCCTCCCGGGCACAGACCCGTTGGCGGTCCGCGTCGAGCGACTGGCGCTGAACACGGTTGCTCTCGAGGAGTGGGAGGACGTCGACGACCCGGCCGGCCACGACATCGACGTGTACCGGGCGTGCGGGAAGGACATCGCCTCGCTGATCGAGCAGCTCGCCCCACGACTCGTCGGACACGCGACGCTCTTCTAGCTTCCGCCGCGTTCACGCTCCGCCGCCGTGGACATCATCGTCGTCGCGATGCCGGCGACCACCGCCTGCACCTCGGAGGACACGGAGGGCTCGGGCGTCGGCACCGTCACCGTCGAGGGACGGGATCTGGCCAACGCGCGGGGCGGATCGACGATCGAGATTCAGCTCCCGTCGTGAGGCTCAGGGAGCCGTGAAACCGGCGCACACGTCGCGTTCGGCCTCTCCTTCGCCGTCGGGTGACGCGGGCACGACGAGGCAGGCCGCACCACGACCCGTGAGGACCGTGAGGCGTCCGTTCGCCTCGAAGTCGTCGCTCGGGACCAGTCGAACCGCCAGGTTCTCCCCTTCCACCTGCTCCAGGAACCGGTCCTTGCGCGGGTTCTGCGCCTCTCCTTCGAGGCTTGCGAGGGCACGGAGGCGCGCGTCGACCTCCAGCGCCACGGCGAGGACCGGGTCGTCGGGCTGCCCGTCCGTCTCGTCGGGTGTCGCGAGGAGGTCCTCGGGCACGCCCGCGCGGAAATCGACCAGCTCCGCGTGAACGTCGCCGGCGTCGTAGCGGGCGAGAACACCGTCGTCGGTGACGCACAGCTCCCACTCGTCGATGTCGCTCGCCCCGCCGAGGAGCGCGGGTTCGACGCCCCGAATGGTGGCGCACGTGGAGGGAAGCTCGTCGATCTCGACCGGCGTCGTGTCGACCTCCACCTCGGCACCCTTCCAGTCCTGGACCTCACGGAGGATCCCCGCGAGGACGATCGGAACGAAGCCTCCGACGGGTCGGATCTTGTCGGCGTAGTCCCGTCCGGAGATCTCGTCACACGTCTGCGAGACCGGGCCCGACGTGCACCGGTACGTGACGTCGTCGATGTCGAAGAGCGCGACCGCCTCGTCGAGGCGGACGAAGTCGATACGGACAGCTTCGGGGCTGTGGGAAACGACGACATTGGCGTTGTCGGCTTCGATCCCCAGAGCCTCCATGTCGAGACTCACTTCCTCGACCGGTGCGCTCGCGCTCGGCTCCTCCGGATCGGGACGCTCGACCTCGTACGCAGCCTGGTAGCTCTGGTCGGAACCGAACTCGAGGAGCTGGATGAGCGGAACGATGGCGTCGGGGGGCTCGGACGACTCGGAGCCACCCGTTGTCGAGTCGGCCGAGCACGCTGCTCCCCCCATGGCGACGGCGAGCAGGCCGATGAGGACGGCGAACAGGGGGTGGGGGTGCCGGCCTACCTGTTCGGCGTGGACTGTCGGGAACACCTGCGCCTTTCGAGCGTCGGCTCCGTTCCCTCGGGGTGGGTCGACGCCGCTGAAATCGGTGCCACCGAGGCTATGTGGTCGTGCGTAGGATTCCACATCGCGTCCACACCGGGTCCACATCACGTTGTGCGAAGCCGGGAACAATCACGGTTCGGCAGCCGTTCACCTCGTTGTCCGATCATCCACCACGGGAGTCACTGTGAGCGAGCACCGGAAGTCCCCCTCGATCTCCAAGTCGGACGACGAATGGCGCCACCAGCTCACACCCGAGCAGTTCGCCGTCACCCGACAGGGCGGCACCGAGCCCGCATTCACCGGTGAGTACTGGAACACCAAGGACGACGGCGTCTACCGCTGCATCTGCTGCGACGAGGAGCTCTTCCACTCCGACACGAAGTTCGACTCCGGCACGGGCTGGCCGAGCTTCTTCCAGCCGATCGACGAGGAGAAGCTCCTTCTCGAGACCGACACGTCCCACGGGACGGTCCGCACCGAGGTGCGCTGCCGGATCTGCGACGCCCACCTCGGTCACGTGTTCCCCGACGGACCGGAGCCCACTGGCCGGCGTTACTGCATGAACTCGGCCTCGCTACGACTCGAGGGCTGAGGCAGCGCCGGACCGATCTCACCCGCAGGCGATCTCACCCGCAGGATCGTCCCCGGGACGACCTCAGACGCGGGTCCTGCTCCCGAAAGAGTCGTGAGCCGCACCGTCGCCGGCCATGCGCGCCAGCACCGCGTCGGCGAAGCGTCGTGGCTCTGCCACGGTGAGTGTGAGACCCGGGTGCAGCATCCGCCCTGTCGGCTCCAGGCCCGGCACCGGGTGGTGGAACACGAGGCACACACCGCCTCGCGTGGTGGTGCCGAAGGTGAGACCGCGGTCGGCGAAGGACCCGCGTGCACCGATGGCCGTGTACCACCGGTAGGGACCGGTCATGTGAACGCCCGAGATGTTGGACACCGGCGTCGAGAACGCCCACGGCCCGAAGCGGACATCGAGCTCCGTGTCGTCGAGCCTCACGAGGCTCGTGCGCGGAGCCACGCCGAGCATGAGCAACAGGGGCCGGAACCGGGCCTCGAAGTCGAAGTCGAATCGTGTGTCCACGGGGCGCGTTGCTACCCCCGTGGCGGGCACCGGGCAAGCCCGGCACCAAAGAGGCTGGTCAGGCCCGCAGGGCCAGCGGGGGCTCGTCGGGCCCGGAGTCGGGTCGCGTGAGGCCCTCCCGGGACTCTCCGTCGGGCGGCTCCACCTGTGTGCGCAGCTCCTCGATCCTGGCGAGCTCCTTCTCCATCCCGCGGCGGCGTACGCCGTTGAGCTCGTCGAAGGCCTTGCCGGCGGCGGTGATCCTGTCGCCCACCTTCTCCACCTGCCCGCTGAACTTCTCCCACTGGGCCTGGAAGCCCGTGAGCCGCTGGAGGATCTCGTGGGATGTGCGCTCGAGGCGGAAGTTGTCGACGGACTGGCGCACGATGGCCAGGACCGGGAACAGGGTGAGCGGTGAGCACAGCACGACACGGCGCTTCAGGGCCTCGTCGACCAGGTCGGGGTCGTCCTGCTGGATGAAGGCGTAGAGCTCGTCGCTGGGGATGAACAGCAGCACGCAGTCGACAGTGGTGGACGTGTCGACGTAGCCACGACCGGCGAGCTCCTTGACACGGTCCCGCACGTCGCGGCGGAAGGCGTCGCGGCACTTCCGGGCCTCGATCTCCGAATCGGTCTCGGAGGCCTTGCGGAGGTTGTCGAAGGGGAACTTCACATCCATGTGGAGCAGCAGGTCGTTGGGCAGCAGGAAGGTGAAGTCGGGGACCTCCCCGCTCGGGATCCGGCGCTGCTTGTGGAAGTTCACGTTCTCCAGGAGCCCCGCGTGGGCGAGGACGTCCTCGGCCATGCGCTCACCCCACTGACCGCGGCTCTTCGGGCCCGACAAGGTTCGCCCCAGACTCTCGGTGGTGGCGTTCAGATCCGACAGGCCCTTGCTCTGCGCCTCCAGGAGCTGACCGATCTCGCCGAACTTCTTCTCGCGGTCGCGCTCCAGGGAGTGCATCAGCTCGCCGACCTTCTCCAGCTCGCCCTTCATGGTGGCGAGCTCCCGGTCGATGAGGGTCTTGCGCTGCTCCAGGGCCGCCGTACCCGACGACAGCTGCGCCGCCGACTGGGCCTCGAACTGCGCACGGTTCGTTTCGGCGAGCTGGGCCACGGCGTGCTCGAGAGCCCGGTCGACCGCGGCGTCGCGCGACGCCACGAGCTCCTCGTGCTGTGCCATGGCGGCGAGTCGGGCCTCCTCGGTGAGACGCTCGAGGTCGTCGCGCGAGCGCGTGGCACGCACGGCCACGGTGACGGCTACAGCCACCGCCACCAGCGCCACCACCGCCACGAGTGCCATCAGAATCGCGCCCATCGCCGTCTCCCGTTCCGGTCTCGTTCACGGCCGGGACCGCTTCCCGACCTCAGAGCCCACGGTACGGGGCGGGTGTGACAACTACGGCGATACCCCTGGATTTCCAGGGGTTCCACGGCGCCGGG
This Acidimicrobiia bacterium DNA region includes the following protein-coding sequences:
- a CDS encoding ABC transporter permease encodes the protein MRYAVRKVLYVIPVLLAVSFLTFLLVNLLPGGPEVAILGANASEENREQVREDLNLDRPLPVRYVDWLGDAVIGDFGQSYITDEEVSTTINERIGNTLYLLIYAQLIALAIGIPLGILAAQRPGGLLDTAASSTAFVFLAVPSFVLAYVLSYLFAYKLGWFPTLFDADARLTSLFLPALSLAAAEAAVYLRILRSDMVATLQEDYITMAKAKGLSRSRILLRHAFRPSTFTLVTLAGLNMARLIGGAFVIENIFAINGIGRLAITSVLKRDYLVVQGVVLVVAVAYVLFNLVIDLLYAYLDPRIRHARALS
- a CDS encoding ABC transporter permease; protein product: MGRKPRESASFTEQHDPRELFAEAPAEAYADAVDAVAGVDAALVPDEAVRKRLGAMFWVSVVIFTVIVLVVFLADWLPLQDPDTPDVQAPNAGPSTAHWLGTDQNGRDLLSRVIHGGQVPIIIGFSAAFFGLVIGGLGGLIAGYYRGKTETGIMWATDVALAFPPIVLAMTLVFFWGNDVWQMALILGLISIPPVIRIARANTLIHGQREFVLAAHALGAKRGRILRRDVLPNVMPAMLSFSLIVVAIVIVAEASLSVIGISVDRFTWGQMIVDGSQVIKDDPHVVFVPCAALFLTVLSLNLAGDSLRAYFDVREGGL
- a CDS encoding ABC transporter ATP-binding protein — its product is MADAVPPYEGDPLLEVDDLRTAFRTERGTVRAVDGVTFSLERGRTLGVVGESGSGKTVLSRSIMGLLPRHNVVRSGSVRFEGSEIASLNSKELRAFWGPQMAMVFQDPMTSLNPVMKIGKQITESLRTHLDVSRSYADETAVNLLRSVGIPEPERRMSEYPHQLSGGMRQRVTIAVALACGPKLLFADEPTTALDVTVQAQILDLLDEQQRERYMAVILVTHDLGVVAGRADDIAVMYAGRIVEKAPTRILFSEIRMPYTEALVRSIPRLANHSHTRLPVIGGRPPDLVSPPAGCRFAPRCAYAQDRCREEEPPLRPAETAGHEFRCWFPVGTPEGTEALARNRAGAGSAGEVA
- a CDS encoding ATP-binding cassette domain-containing protein, which codes for MAGSGTAHLRSDDAFLVAEHLTVEFPVGRSGLVVHAVSDVSIDVAEGETLGLVGESGCGKSTTGRAMLQLPAPTSGSVRFEGTELTELSGEALRRFRPRLQMIFQDPISSLNPRRRVGDIVGEPLKIWTDMSTDERSRRVAATLETVGLDPEEAIRRRPHEFSGGQCQRISIARALVMDPKLIICDEPVSALDVSVQAQILNLLEDMKQRYGLTLVFIAHDLAVVKNVSDRVAVMYLGKLCEIAASDDLYAEPLHPYTAALMSAIPVPDPDVRQDAVEAFGSEIPSPVTPPSGCRFRTRCPKAQERCAREEPEIHHAGDDHYVACHFPLEPGEMDRLANTPPGRSGTGDRPR
- a CDS encoding lipase family protein, translated to MVRRLVSLLVALALVAVACDSGGTASDDDVGAASGDPAVPEGDLYLPPEPLPDGAPGELIWAEEVDAPPDAQAWRVLYHSESIEGDDVAVSGVVVAPDGAAPDGGRPVVTWAHGTVGLADGCAPSKEASVSETIPGLQEMLDAGYVAVATDYEGLGTPGVHPFLVGESEGRGVLDIARAAQHIDDAGAGDEVAIWGMSQGGHAALFAGQIAPGYAPDLDVVGVAAGAPVGNLPLLLDVASSVPDFVGFVVMGGMGFAAAYPEADVDAVLTPQGREDAVVVEEQCAAEVLEAFAGPVEETIAQNPMDVPPWPALLEENTPGAVATDAPIHVFQGSEDALVPEFVTDEYVGRVCELGSVVELVIYPGADHSGVFEPALGENLTWIAERFAGGDAADTCPS
- a CDS encoding alpha/beta hydrolase; this translates as MPSAAVAEWERAGSRRRLLGHDIFVLDRAARNAESGPPVLVLHGYPTCSFDWRHVLGALCAHRRVVLLDFLGFGLSDKPDVPYSLFHQADIVEALVAELGLTEIALVTHDMGDSVGGEVLARQIDGDSALRVAERIVTNGSIYIDDAQLTVGQQLLLELPDEPIDPEVGPTEEMFCSGLASTFSPDFPPDAEELGAQWELVSRGDGHRLLARIIRYIPERRTHEHRWTGAIEHHDSPLRIVWGDADPVAVYDMAQRLSAAVPTAELVTLEGVGHYPMIETPGRFADAVVAGLR